Genomic segment of Sulfurovum sp. UBA12169:
AAAGCCTTTCTTAATCAAAGGACAAAACCATGTGTCTGCAGACACAAATTGCCCTACACGCCCTTTCTTAGCTGCAAAAATCAAGCAGCATTCCCTCTTTGATCGCCTGATAACTCTCAATACCTACCAGACGTTTTACAATTTCAAGACCAAAACAAAGCGCAGTTCCTGGACCCCGCGAAGTAAGTACCCTGCCGTCTTCAACTACTTTTAAATCCTCTCTGTAGCCGGGATGATTGATCTCATCTTTTGAACCGGGATAGCACGTATAGCTTTTCCCGAGCACCCCTGCTTGTTTCAGCGCATACGGTGCTGCACAGATAGCGCCGATATGTTTGTCTTTGGCTTTAAATTCTTTGAGAAGCGCTTGCACTTTTGCATTTTCTGCAAGTCTATGCGTTCCGCCCCATCCGCCCGGAAGCACTATCATATCAAAATCATCCGCAATCACATTATAAATGGAAGTGTCTGCCTTGATCGTAATTCCGTTTGTTCCGGTAACCATATCGGTTGCCAACTCATCCTCCAGATAAGCCAAACAAACCTCTATGCCGCCTCTTCGCATCACATCTATCAGCGATACCGCCTCAACCTCTTCAAATCCTTC
This window contains:
- a CDS encoding DJ-1 family protein; this encodes MASVLLPLAEGFEEVEAVSLIDVMRRGGIEVCLAYLEDELATDMVTGTNGITIKADTSIYNVIADDFDMIVLPGGWGGTHRLAENAKVQALLKEFKAKDKHIGAICAAPYALKQAGVLGKSYTCYPGSKDEINHPGYREDLKVVEDGRVLTSRGPGTALCFGLEIVKRLVGIESYQAIKEGMLLDFCS